The Bradysia coprophila strain Holo2 chromosome IV unlocalized genomic scaffold, BU_Bcop_v1 contig_81, whole genome shotgun sequence genome has a window encoding:
- the LOC119072514 gene encoding facilitated trehalose transporter Tret1-like, whose translation MFVLSSFLNTYNATIKQALLAVCVSMSYFCIGLVRGYSAPAIPSIKEIDSDLLPTKDIASWASSIPPAGAFVGSLVAGPLMHFIGRKYTILTAAPIWVLSWIVIANATYWPVFLAGRVLSGFCVGLTLPSAQIYVTECTDPKIRGIIGSFPSISMSGGILTSYILGSFLSWYNLAWTSCGVAVSLTLIMITMPRSPVWLRSKNLNEEAEKSSRWLGLESIPKMDKTLPENGGRSFPQKHAPNENHHSSKTLMSRPILMPLAIGLTLLAIQQLSGIDSIIFFTVEIFRSSGSSIDGHLATILVGTVQLVSNITSLLFVDKSGRKPLLIASGLIMCVSNAAMGVAFYLNAQGNESFGYLPLVSLIVFMVGFSIGFGCIPFLLMGEIFPAAQRSLLSSIAGSMNLGIMFLVIKTYHPLEEVITTAGTFWMYSLLCILGVGFVIGYVPETKGRDMDNIAKLFLKGNGKKFVNTNGADAGYNSNRKSEDICTGQVEITRL comes from the exons GCTTTGCTTGCAGTATGCGTATCCATGTCATACTTTTGCATCGGACTCGTTCGAGGGTACTCAGCACCAGCGATTCCCAGTATAAAGGAAATCGACTCTGATTTACTTCCGACAAAGGATATTGCTTCGTGGGCAA GTTCGATTCCTCCAGCCGGAGCATTTGTAGGTAGCCTTGTAGCTGGTCCATTGATGCACTTTATTGGCCGAAAGTACACAATTCTAACAGCTGCTCCGATATGGGTTCTATCCTGGATTGTGATTGCCAATGCTACATATTGGCCAGTTTTCTTAGCTGGTAGAGTGCTATCGGGTTTCTGTGTTGGACTGACATTACCGTCAGCGCAGATCTAT GTAACTGAATGCACTGACCCGAAAATCAGAGGAATTATCGGCTCTTTTCCGTCGATCTCAATGTCCGGCGGTATCTTAACTTCTTACATTCTCGGTTCGTTTCTGTCGTGGTACAATTTAGCGTGGACAAGTTGTGGTGTTGCAG TGTCTCTGACGCTAATTATGATAACGATGCCCAGATCACCGGTGTGGTTGCgtagtaaaaatttaaacgaagAAGCAGAAAAATCTAGTCGCTGGTTGGGACTGGAAAGTATTCCGAAAATGGATAAAACACTCCCGGAGAACGGAGGACGAAG TTTTCCTCAAAAACATGCGCCCAACGAAAACCACCATTCCTCGAAGACGCTAATGAGTCGACCTATCCTCATGCCTTTGGCAATCGGGTTAACTTTGCTAGCCATCCAACAACTCAGTGGAATCGATTCGATAATATTTTTTACCGTCGAAATATTCCGCTCTTCAG GAAGTTCAATCGATGGCCACTTGGCTACAATACTCGTGGGAACAGTACAATTAGTCAGTAACATTACTTCCCTGCTATTTGTCGATAAATCTGGCAGAAAACCGCTGCTAATTGCGTCTGGACTCATCATGTGCGTTTCGAATGCCGCAATGGGAGTTGCTTTCTATTTGAACGCACAGGGAAATGAATCGTTTGGCTACCTTCCCCTAGTTAGCCTAATTGTATTTATGGTTGGATTTTCCATTGGATTCGGTTGCATTCCGTTTCTACTGATGGGAGAAATATTCCCTGCAGCTCAACGAAGTTTGCTGAGTTCAATCGCTGGATCGATGAACTTGGGTATCATGTTTCTGGTGATCAAAACGTATCATCCGTTGGAAGAG GTAATAACAACCGCAGGAACATTTTGGATGTATTCCTTACTGTGCATCCTCGGCGTAGGCTTTGTCATTGGCTATGTACCAGAAACGAAGGGAAGGGACATGGATAACATAGCTAAGTTATTCCTTAAAGGGAATGGCAAGAAATTCGTTAATACGAACGGTGCAGATGCTGGTTATAATTCGAACCGGAAAAGCGAAGATATTTGTACAGGTCAGGTAGAGATAACTAGATTATAA